In Coregonus clupeaformis isolate EN_2021a chromosome 7, ASM2061545v1, whole genome shotgun sequence, one genomic interval encodes:
- the LOC121550938 gene encoding synembryn-A-like isoform X2: protein MVCVCVCESMDMDLERIIQCIKQGDQVSVQTHLDHYNTQYAECFFFNIEERERRKFRKNKMRDFVPDSDPDFNSDSDDAEDPDLLLRRRLAAALVWFIRTQLQPGVLRVTLRTLRILSRDRQALAPLVTDTALLTLAHLGGITSLPIPEGQEEDEEEGHDAEREDYGHVLSDVSSDACKQSDTGGCSRGANANTSSLAVSNVDANVVGASPTQHSLAQASTQTCPALVTANNSQGGAMTLPSVARDPCCTLSTETCHGNLRSVSTETCTAQHHCSPGHAREERDEERDEEVDEEEKEEDDQEGRREALKALCNIIYNSQRAQERVSALRLLYGLSDRLKQGISAKALHSGQFYELRLLFLLTALRPELRVQLQQERGVSMLTAALEQCLSVQWGEEYEVLSDHRAPPVSKEVSQRAVEILKTLFNITYSFHRQEPDEEDAALYRRLAAVLRHCLLLTCDGEELTEELQGHTVNVLSALPLQCLDVLLSVHLTESSQEWEGVNMDTVHTLLTFMERRLDRGQKLKEKLTPVLNLLTESCRAHRETRHYLRQQILPPLRDVVLRPEQGATVRGRLVRLMTHVDTDIKHCAAELLFVLCKENVSRFVKYTGYGNAAGLLAARGMLSGGQVTHAQYSSDSDSDTEEYREAKGRINPVTGRVEKEQPDPMEGMTEQEKEQEAQRLISLFNRLSRDKIIQPVGVTTGGRLEPLCGQMRGSTVEEEESEGESEEEREK from the exons atggtgtgtgtgtgtgtgtgtgaaagcatGGATATGGACTTGGAGAGGATCATTCAGTGCATCAAACAAGGAGACCAGGTCAGTGTCCAGACACACCTGGACCACTACAACACTCAG TATGCTGAATGCTTCTTCTTCAATATTGAGGAGAGGGAAAGAAGAAAG TTCAGGAAGAACAAAATGAGGGACTTTGTTCCCGACTCGGACCCTGATTTCAACTCAGACTCAGATGACGCTGAGGACCCGGATCTCCTTCTCAGACGG aggTTGGCTGCAGCCCTGGTGTGGTTTATCCGTACCCAGCTCCAGCCGGGGGTTCTGAGAGTGACCCTGCGTACGCTACGTATCCTGTCCCGCGACCGGCAGGCTTTGGCACCCCTAGTGACCGACACCGCTCTCCTCACCCTAGCCCACCTGGGCGGCATAACCTCCCTGCCCATCCCCGAGGGCcaggaggaagacgaggaggaAGGTCATGATGCTGAGAGAGAAGATTACGGCCATGTCCTTAGTGACGTCAGTTCGGATGCCTGTAAACAGAGCGACACGGGTGGGTGCAGTAGGGGCGCTAATGCTAATACTAGTTCGTTAGCGGTTAGCAACGTGGATGCTAACGTTGTCGGTGCTAGCCCGACCCAGCACTCCTTGGCCCAGGCTTCCACTCAGACCTGTCCAGCCCTGGTTACGGCCAACAACAGCCAAGGTGGAGCGATGACATTGCCATCGGTGGCCAGGGACCCCTGCTGCACCCTCAGCACGGAAACCTGCCATGGCAACCTGCGCTCTGTCTCCACGGAAACCTGCACTGCCCAGCACCACTGCTCTCCGGGTCATGCccgggaagagagggatgaagagagggatgaagaggtggatgaagaagagaaagaggaagatgaccaggaggggaggagggaagccCTGAAAGCCCTGTGTAATATCATCTACAACAGTCAGAGGGCGCAAGAGAGGGTCAGCGCTCTGAG actgctCTATGGTCTATCAGACAGGCTGAAGCAGGGGATCAGTGCCAAAGCTCTTCACAGTGGTCAGTTTTATGAACTACGGCTGCTCTTTCTGCTGACGGCTCTGAGACCAGAGCTCAGGGTGCAACTGCAGCAG GAGCGAGGGGTGTCCATGCTGACTGCAGCTCTGGAGCAGTGTCTGTCTGTGCAGTGGGGGGAAGAGTACGAGGTGCTGAGCGACCACAGAGCTCCCCCTGTCTCTAAGGAAGTGTCACAGCGGGCTGTGGAGATCCTCAAGACCCTGTTCAACATCACATACAGCTTCCACAGACAGGAGCCAGACGAG GAGGATGCAGCTCTCTATCGCCGCCTGGCTGCAGTGCTACGTCACTGCCTGCTGCTGACCTGTGACGGAGAAGAACTCACTGAGGAGTTACAGGG GCACACAGTGAACGTGCTCTCTGCCCTGCCCCTGCAATGTCTGGACGTGCTGCTGTCTGTGCATCTGACGGAGAGTTCACAGGAGTGGGAGGGGGTCAACATGGACACTGTCCACACCCTACTCACCTTCATGGAGAGACGCCTGGACAGG GGTCAGAAGTTGAAGGAGAAACTGACTCCAGTCCTGAATCTGTTGACTGAGAGCTGCCGTGCGCATCGCGAGACACGCCACTACCTCAGACAACAG ATCCTCCCCCCTCTGAGGGATGTGGTCCTGAGGCCGGAGCAGGGTGCCACAGTGAGGGGACGTTTGGTGCGCCTGATGACCCACGTGGACACGGACATCAAGCACTGTGCTGCTGAGCTCCTCTTTGTGCTCTGCAAAGAGAACG tgagTCGTTTTGTGAAGTACACAGGCTATGGTAATGCAGCAGGTTTGCTGGCAGCGCGGGGCATGCTGAGTGGAGGTCAGGTGACCCACGCCCAGTACTCTAGCGACTCAGACTCTGACACAGAGGAATACAG GGAAGCTAAGGGGCGCATCAACCCAGTGACGGGGAGGGTGGAGAAGGAGCAGCCAGACCCCATGGAGGGAATGACagagcaggagaaagagcaggaggcACAAAGACTCATCAGCCTGTTCAACAGGCTCTCACG ggaCAAGATCATCCAACCAGTGGGAGTAACGACAGGGGGGAGACTGGAGCCCCTGTGTGGTCAGATGAGGGGGAGCACTGTGGAAGAGGAGGaatcagagggagagagtgaggaagagagggaaaagtag
- the LOC121550938 gene encoding synembryn-A-like isoform X3 has translation MDMDLERIIQCIKQGDQVSVQTHLDHYNTQYAECFFFNIEERERRKQKELDEFRKNKMRDFVPDSDPDFNSDSDDAEDPDLLLRRRLAAALVWFIRTQLQPGVLRVTLRTLRILSRDRQALAPLVTDTALLTLAHLGGITSLPIPEGQEEDEEEGHDAEREDYGHVLSDVSSDACKQSDTGGCSRGANANTSSLAVSNVDANVVGASPTQHSLAQASTQTCPALVTANNSQGGAMTLPSVARDPCCTLSTETCHGNLRSVSTETCTAQHHCSPGHAREERDEERDEEVDEEEKEEDDQEGRREALKALCNIIYNSQRAQERVSALRLLYGLSDRLKQGISAKALHSGQFYELRLLFLLTALRPELRVQLQQERGVSMLTAALEQCLSVQWGEEYEVLSDHRAPPVSKEVSQRAVEILKTLFNITYSFHRQEPDEEDAALYRRLAAVLRHCLLLTCDGEELTEELQGHTVNVLSALPLQCLDVLLSVHLTESSQEWEGVNMDTVHTLLTFMERRLDRGQKLKEKLTPVLNLLTESCRAHRETRHYLRQQILPPLRDVVLRPEQGATVRGRLVRLMTHVDTDIKHCAAELLFVLCKENVSRFVKYTGYGNAAGLLAARGMLSGGQVTHAQYSSDSDSDTEEYREAKGRINPVTGRVEKEQPDPMEGMTEQEKEQEAQRLISLFNRLSRDKIIQPVGVTTGGRLEPLCGQMRGSTVEEEESEGESEEEREK, from the exons atGGATATGGACTTGGAGAGGATCATTCAGTGCATCAAACAAGGAGACCAGGTCAGTGTCCAGACACACCTGGACCACTACAACACTCAG TATGCTGAATGCTTCTTCTTCAATATTGAGGAGAGGGAAAGAAGAAAG CAAAAAGAGCTGGATGAG TTCAGGAAGAACAAAATGAGGGACTTTGTTCCCGACTCGGACCCTGATTTCAACTCAGACTCAGATGACGCTGAGGACCCGGATCTCCTTCTCAGACGG aggTTGGCTGCAGCCCTGGTGTGGTTTATCCGTACCCAGCTCCAGCCGGGGGTTCTGAGAGTGACCCTGCGTACGCTACGTATCCTGTCCCGCGACCGGCAGGCTTTGGCACCCCTAGTGACCGACACCGCTCTCCTCACCCTAGCCCACCTGGGCGGCATAACCTCCCTGCCCATCCCCGAGGGCcaggaggaagacgaggaggaAGGTCATGATGCTGAGAGAGAAGATTACGGCCATGTCCTTAGTGACGTCAGTTCGGATGCCTGTAAACAGAGCGACACGGGTGGGTGCAGTAGGGGCGCTAATGCTAATACTAGTTCGTTAGCGGTTAGCAACGTGGATGCTAACGTTGTCGGTGCTAGCCCGACCCAGCACTCCTTGGCCCAGGCTTCCACTCAGACCTGTCCAGCCCTGGTTACGGCCAACAACAGCCAAGGTGGAGCGATGACATTGCCATCGGTGGCCAGGGACCCCTGCTGCACCCTCAGCACGGAAACCTGCCATGGCAACCTGCGCTCTGTCTCCACGGAAACCTGCACTGCCCAGCACCACTGCTCTCCGGGTCATGCccgggaagagagggatgaagagagggatgaagaggtggatgaagaagagaaagaggaagatgaccaggaggggaggagggaagccCTGAAAGCCCTGTGTAATATCATCTACAACAGTCAGAGGGCGCAAGAGAGGGTCAGCGCTCTGAG actgctCTATGGTCTATCAGACAGGCTGAAGCAGGGGATCAGTGCCAAAGCTCTTCACAGTGGTCAGTTTTATGAACTACGGCTGCTCTTTCTGCTGACGGCTCTGAGACCAGAGCTCAGGGTGCAACTGCAGCAG GAGCGAGGGGTGTCCATGCTGACTGCAGCTCTGGAGCAGTGTCTGTCTGTGCAGTGGGGGGAAGAGTACGAGGTGCTGAGCGACCACAGAGCTCCCCCTGTCTCTAAGGAAGTGTCACAGCGGGCTGTGGAGATCCTCAAGACCCTGTTCAACATCACATACAGCTTCCACAGACAGGAGCCAGACGAG GAGGATGCAGCTCTCTATCGCCGCCTGGCTGCAGTGCTACGTCACTGCCTGCTGCTGACCTGTGACGGAGAAGAACTCACTGAGGAGTTACAGGG GCACACAGTGAACGTGCTCTCTGCCCTGCCCCTGCAATGTCTGGACGTGCTGCTGTCTGTGCATCTGACGGAGAGTTCACAGGAGTGGGAGGGGGTCAACATGGACACTGTCCACACCCTACTCACCTTCATGGAGAGACGCCTGGACAGG GGTCAGAAGTTGAAGGAGAAACTGACTCCAGTCCTGAATCTGTTGACTGAGAGCTGCCGTGCGCATCGCGAGACACGCCACTACCTCAGACAACAG ATCCTCCCCCCTCTGAGGGATGTGGTCCTGAGGCCGGAGCAGGGTGCCACAGTGAGGGGACGTTTGGTGCGCCTGATGACCCACGTGGACACGGACATCAAGCACTGTGCTGCTGAGCTCCTCTTTGTGCTCTGCAAAGAGAACG tgagTCGTTTTGTGAAGTACACAGGCTATGGTAATGCAGCAGGTTTGCTGGCAGCGCGGGGCATGCTGAGTGGAGGTCAGGTGACCCACGCCCAGTACTCTAGCGACTCAGACTCTGACACAGAGGAATACAG GGAAGCTAAGGGGCGCATCAACCCAGTGACGGGGAGGGTGGAGAAGGAGCAGCCAGACCCCATGGAGGGAATGACagagcaggagaaagagcaggaggcACAAAGACTCATCAGCCTGTTCAACAGGCTCTCACG ggaCAAGATCATCCAACCAGTGGGAGTAACGACAGGGGGGAGACTGGAGCCCCTGTGTGGTCAGATGAGGGGGAGCACTGTGGAAGAGGAGGaatcagagggagagagtgaggaagagagggaaaagtag
- the LOC121550938 gene encoding synembryn-A-like isoform X1 — protein MVCVCVCESMDMDLERIIQCIKQGDQVSVQTHLDHYNTQYAECFFFNIEERERRKQKELDEFRKNKMRDFVPDSDPDFNSDSDDAEDPDLLLRRRLAAALVWFIRTQLQPGVLRVTLRTLRILSRDRQALAPLVTDTALLTLAHLGGITSLPIPEGQEEDEEEGHDAEREDYGHVLSDVSSDACKQSDTGGCSRGANANTSSLAVSNVDANVVGASPTQHSLAQASTQTCPALVTANNSQGGAMTLPSVARDPCCTLSTETCHGNLRSVSTETCTAQHHCSPGHAREERDEERDEEVDEEEKEEDDQEGRREALKALCNIIYNSQRAQERVSALRLLYGLSDRLKQGISAKALHSGQFYELRLLFLLTALRPELRVQLQQERGVSMLTAALEQCLSVQWGEEYEVLSDHRAPPVSKEVSQRAVEILKTLFNITYSFHRQEPDEEDAALYRRLAAVLRHCLLLTCDGEELTEELQGHTVNVLSALPLQCLDVLLSVHLTESSQEWEGVNMDTVHTLLTFMERRLDRGQKLKEKLTPVLNLLTESCRAHRETRHYLRQQILPPLRDVVLRPEQGATVRGRLVRLMTHVDTDIKHCAAELLFVLCKENVSRFVKYTGYGNAAGLLAARGMLSGGQVTHAQYSSDSDSDTEEYREAKGRINPVTGRVEKEQPDPMEGMTEQEKEQEAQRLISLFNRLSRDKIIQPVGVTTGGRLEPLCGQMRGSTVEEEESEGESEEEREK, from the exons atggtgtgtgtgtgtgtgtgtgaaagcatGGATATGGACTTGGAGAGGATCATTCAGTGCATCAAACAAGGAGACCAGGTCAGTGTCCAGACACACCTGGACCACTACAACACTCAG TATGCTGAATGCTTCTTCTTCAATATTGAGGAGAGGGAAAGAAGAAAG CAAAAAGAGCTGGATGAG TTCAGGAAGAACAAAATGAGGGACTTTGTTCCCGACTCGGACCCTGATTTCAACTCAGACTCAGATGACGCTGAGGACCCGGATCTCCTTCTCAGACGG aggTTGGCTGCAGCCCTGGTGTGGTTTATCCGTACCCAGCTCCAGCCGGGGGTTCTGAGAGTGACCCTGCGTACGCTACGTATCCTGTCCCGCGACCGGCAGGCTTTGGCACCCCTAGTGACCGACACCGCTCTCCTCACCCTAGCCCACCTGGGCGGCATAACCTCCCTGCCCATCCCCGAGGGCcaggaggaagacgaggaggaAGGTCATGATGCTGAGAGAGAAGATTACGGCCATGTCCTTAGTGACGTCAGTTCGGATGCCTGTAAACAGAGCGACACGGGTGGGTGCAGTAGGGGCGCTAATGCTAATACTAGTTCGTTAGCGGTTAGCAACGTGGATGCTAACGTTGTCGGTGCTAGCCCGACCCAGCACTCCTTGGCCCAGGCTTCCACTCAGACCTGTCCAGCCCTGGTTACGGCCAACAACAGCCAAGGTGGAGCGATGACATTGCCATCGGTGGCCAGGGACCCCTGCTGCACCCTCAGCACGGAAACCTGCCATGGCAACCTGCGCTCTGTCTCCACGGAAACCTGCACTGCCCAGCACCACTGCTCTCCGGGTCATGCccgggaagagagggatgaagagagggatgaagaggtggatgaagaagagaaagaggaagatgaccaggaggggaggagggaagccCTGAAAGCCCTGTGTAATATCATCTACAACAGTCAGAGGGCGCAAGAGAGGGTCAGCGCTCTGAG actgctCTATGGTCTATCAGACAGGCTGAAGCAGGGGATCAGTGCCAAAGCTCTTCACAGTGGTCAGTTTTATGAACTACGGCTGCTCTTTCTGCTGACGGCTCTGAGACCAGAGCTCAGGGTGCAACTGCAGCAG GAGCGAGGGGTGTCCATGCTGACTGCAGCTCTGGAGCAGTGTCTGTCTGTGCAGTGGGGGGAAGAGTACGAGGTGCTGAGCGACCACAGAGCTCCCCCTGTCTCTAAGGAAGTGTCACAGCGGGCTGTGGAGATCCTCAAGACCCTGTTCAACATCACATACAGCTTCCACAGACAGGAGCCAGACGAG GAGGATGCAGCTCTCTATCGCCGCCTGGCTGCAGTGCTACGTCACTGCCTGCTGCTGACCTGTGACGGAGAAGAACTCACTGAGGAGTTACAGGG GCACACAGTGAACGTGCTCTCTGCCCTGCCCCTGCAATGTCTGGACGTGCTGCTGTCTGTGCATCTGACGGAGAGTTCACAGGAGTGGGAGGGGGTCAACATGGACACTGTCCACACCCTACTCACCTTCATGGAGAGACGCCTGGACAGG GGTCAGAAGTTGAAGGAGAAACTGACTCCAGTCCTGAATCTGTTGACTGAGAGCTGCCGTGCGCATCGCGAGACACGCCACTACCTCAGACAACAG ATCCTCCCCCCTCTGAGGGATGTGGTCCTGAGGCCGGAGCAGGGTGCCACAGTGAGGGGACGTTTGGTGCGCCTGATGACCCACGTGGACACGGACATCAAGCACTGTGCTGCTGAGCTCCTCTTTGTGCTCTGCAAAGAGAACG tgagTCGTTTTGTGAAGTACACAGGCTATGGTAATGCAGCAGGTTTGCTGGCAGCGCGGGGCATGCTGAGTGGAGGTCAGGTGACCCACGCCCAGTACTCTAGCGACTCAGACTCTGACACAGAGGAATACAG GGAAGCTAAGGGGCGCATCAACCCAGTGACGGGGAGGGTGGAGAAGGAGCAGCCAGACCCCATGGAGGGAATGACagagcaggagaaagagcaggaggcACAAAGACTCATCAGCCTGTTCAACAGGCTCTCACG ggaCAAGATCATCCAACCAGTGGGAGTAACGACAGGGGGGAGACTGGAGCCCCTGTGTGGTCAGATGAGGGGGAGCACTGTGGAAGAGGAGGaatcagagggagagagtgaggaagagagggaaaagtag